From Mauremys reevesii isolate NIE-2019 linkage group 10, ASM1616193v1, whole genome shotgun sequence, the proteins below share one genomic window:
- the HMOX2 gene encoding heme oxygenase 2 — MPSDVTEASEGVDEAENVRYEETEEDDNVSPTDLSEMLKEGTKESHDRAENTQFVKDFLKGRIKKELFKLATVALYYTYSALEEEMDCNKDHPAFAPLYFPLELHRKEALAKDMEYFYGENWKEKIQCSEATRCYVDRIHHVGQYEPDLLVAHAYTRYMGDLSGGQILKKVAQRALKLPSTGEGIQFYVFDNISNAQQFKQFYRARINALDLDKKAKERIVEEANKAFEFNMQVFDELDKIGALLTEEAQDGGLPVHDGKGDLRKCPYYATKLGKGNPGCPYHIGMAMLKQPTMQFVLAACIALAAGIATWYVM; from the exons ATGCCATCTGATGTAACGGAAGCCTCTGAGGGGGTAGATGAGGCAGAGAATGTCCGCTATGAGGAAACAGAAGAGGATGACAATGTCAG TCCCACTGACCTCTCAGAGATGCTCAAGGAGGGGACCAAAGAGTCTCATGACCGTGCAGAGAACACTCAGTTTGTCAAAGACTTCCTGAAAGGACGGATCAAGAAGGAGCTCTTTAAG TTGGCTACTGTGGCACTTTACTATACGTACTCTGCCCTGGAAGAGGAAATGGACTGCAACAAGGACCATCCTGCATTTGCCCCTTTGTACTTCCCTCTAGAGCTTCATCGGAAAGAGGCATTGGCTAAAGACATGGAGTATTTCTACGGGGAAAACTGGAAAGAGAAGATTCAGTGTTCAGAGGCAACTAGGTGTTACGTAGACAGAATCCATCATGTTGGGCAGTATGAACCGGATCTGCTGGTAGCCCATGCCTACACACGGTACATGGGGGACCTGTctgggggccagattctcaagaAGGTAGCCCAGAGGGCCTTGAAGCTGCCCAGTACTGGGGAAGGGATCCAGTTCTATGTGTTTGACAATATTTCCAATGCACAGCAGTTCAAGCAGTTCTACAGGGCCAGGATAAATGCATTGGACTTGGACAAGAAAGCCAAGGAGAGGATTGTGGAGGAAGCCAATAAGGCATTTGAATTCAACATGCAG GTATTTGATGAACTGGACAAAATTGGTGCATTGTTAACGGAAGAAGCCCAGGATGGAgggctcccagtgcatgatggaaAAGGAGACCTGCGCAAGTGCCCATACTATGCCACAAAACTAG GCAAGGGGAACCCTGGCTGCCCCTATCACATTGGCATGGCCATGCTGAAGCAGCCCACCATGCAGTTTGTCCTTGCAGCTTGCATTGCCTTGGCTGCAGGCATTGCAACCTGGTACGTGATGTGA